ACTGATTTGTGGTGTTAATGACTATGATAAGGTTTTCAATAAACAAACAGGTTCAGATATATTGTTAACCTTCATAGGacatttcaataaatacTAAAGTTTTAATCAATTATGTGTGCAAGTTCGAAGGACTCTCAAGGGGGTATTTTGTTGCTATTTGAATTACAGGCCACCCTTGGAACCAGTAAGCCTATCAATTCAATAAGAGgtaattttctttgaacTTCAGGGTATATTTTTACCTTGTTTTTAAGAGCGTCTATGATGGGATTGAAAGGCCTTCGATGGcgattttaaaaataagTCAACCTTCTCTTTCGAAAGAAAAGGGACTCACCCTTACTATCTCCAAGAACAATTAATAACGTAGAATAACGGGCTCTAAGACAGTTTCGAAAAGGGCAGCCCCACCCAGGTAACAAAATAAAGGTTTACTCCAAACATTTCCCTAAAAAGCATATTAGAACTACTCCCTGATAATATAAATCATTCAGCAATTCTCATCGGTACTTGACACCAGTGTGACATCAGTATGAGATCctcattttgtaaatacACTGATTCAAGGTTTGATTGGTTACATTATTTCTGGGGAGGCTTTCTATAGTATTCTTAATAGATTCTAAATCTGTTAATTTCGTACTATACCGCATTACTATCTCCATAGACCGCTTCTTCGGGTCATTCGTTGGGTATTACCgttcttctctttaatttctttttgttttctaaATATGAAACCTTTGTTAGCCAATCTTCaatcattattacattACATAAGTGGAAATGAAAGGGCTGAAGCGATTATTGAATTAAGAGGAGTGTCATAACAATCCTTGCTACTATTACCGAGATCgcattatttattggatAACCTCGGCCGAAGCGAGGTGGAATAATGTCCATTGTGGATCCTTCAGATATAAAAGGGTATAGTAAAGTATGAAACCTTCTTACTGAATTGTAGATGTTTAAATCGTGTATAAAACCGAAACGATCCCAACAATCCCCAAATGGCGAAAAATAACAGCAGAGCAAATGCTAACACCCCAAAAGTCCAAGACGTTGTGGTTGGTAGGTCAAGCGATCAACAATTTAGTCAAAGCTCTGAAGAGCAAGAAAGCCATGCTATGGTGGACAACCCAACAAAAACTAATTCAAACAAAACTTTTAAGATAGAGAAAGAGCCAATTGTGCAGGAAGATCGTTATCAAAATCCAAGTACTAATGCTTCTGTCGAAACTAGAGAGACAGCGGCTACTGATTCTGCAAGGGGTTGTTTTTCAGAAAGAGGTGGGGATTTTATTACCATGTCTTTGGTCttcttaataaaatttttctttttcttctatTATCGGGAAAAATTAGGAAATTTTGAGCTTGCAAGCCTTTCATGTTCAGGCCTCTGCCAAACTGCTACTTTAGTTCTCAATTGTGATAGCTGGTGGTATGATGTcgttgatgatgaagttgcCTATAGAAGACGGCGACATTTTTGGCTGGCCTTCATTCCCGATGCCTTAATTACATGTAAACAGACCTTAGAAACGTTTGATTTTGGATGGAAGGGATCTGGAATAACAATGTCAAcgaaagaagaaggataGCAGTGTCaattttaagaagaaaacaagatatatatattttttcaataacttGCATAttacatattttttaagCTAGTCTAACAAGAAAACTTCAGAGAGGTACAAAATCCAGCTTCCTATGTTGGTGGTATATAATcgaattgaaaatgtcaGATATAATGTAGTAAGCATATATTCTATTAGTGATAAAGAGATTATTATTCTGTCACGTAAAATAAACGCCACGGCTGAAGCATTTTCGTTCAcgaaattggaaattctgAAAAAAGTGACCAATACCGATTAAATATTCCAGCTTACCTTTTTACTTATCGTTTCGTGAAACAGCAACCAACGCTAGAGCGGCATATAAAGCTGGGATTACAAGTATTTCAGGCTCTATTATATTGGCTaatatcaaagaaaaactgttaacaaatttttgaatgaGTTCCAGAGAGTTTCCTACGGAATGGGGAGTCGATCCAAAATGTAATGTAATGCAGTATGCGACTGAGCAATGTGAACAGAAATGTGTTTGCTCGAGGGCCGTACGCAACCAAAAATTGAGGTCATGTTCTTCGCTCAAGTTCTCATGGAGATTTGAGGATTACTACGACGcaattattatcaaaaatcCGGTCTTATGCAAGCTGTATGAAAAGTTTACACATTACCCACTCTTGTACGAGAAATATTACAGGGGAACTCTTTTAGAAACGAACCATAACGTAAACGAAATTTTGGTTATTCGTGGCCCATATTTGAGTGAAGTTCCTACTTTTGCCATCTGTAACGATATTGCTAGAGAAGATTTAGAAGAAACGCTCGAAGAACTTGGCGGTATAGAAACcatcaaagaaataatatcTTCGGAACTAGCGAAACCAATCAACCATGGGCGGCCGTTGCCAAATCCACCGTTCGCGAAATATGATACACTCTCATATTATGGTGTACCGGTTATGGACAAGCCCGTTGAATTCGTACCACCACCAATTCTCTTTATAGGATGCTGTAGTTCAGCTGTAATTTACACTTATGTGCAGTCGCTCTACatagaattgaagaaaaggcaATCCCAAGTGGATTGCA
The sequence above is a segment of the Naumovozyma castellii chromosome 8, complete genome genome. Coding sequences within it:
- the NCAS0H01010 gene encoding uncharacterized protein, coding for MSSREFPTEWGVDPKCNVMQYATEQCEQKCVCSRAVRNQKLRSCSSLKFSWRFEDYYDAIIIKNPVLCKLYEKFTHYPLLYEKYYRGTLLETNHNVNEILVIRGPYLSEVPTFAICNDIAREDLEETLEELGGIETIKEIISSELAKPINHGRPLPNPPFAKYDTLSYYGVPVMDKPVEFVPPPILFIGCCSSAVIYTYVQSLYIELKKRQSQVDCTTLQYALRNTSVTLESHLEIQRFIKLAKRNVHHLVSKCYRPKNMTKEILSSLLQVFERMSTSVVLQSYVLPCGDIFCTEPSVTIADTQDNYQYNMFEQAHVYKKLLDYDENTVVGMPQYSSSGKDISLKQDYKGGILRRKNENRSL